The Pseudomonadota bacterium genome contains the following window.
TCCGAGATAAACGTAGTACCCCTTGTTGATGTCATGCTCGTGCTCCTTATTATATTCATGATCACAGCACCCATGATGCAGCACGGTATGAATATAGAAATCCCGAATGTAACTACAAAACCCCTCCCTTCAAAGGACGAGCCACAAATTCTTAACATCACAAAAGACAGGATGCTTATACTGAATGAAAAGAAACTGAATATAAAAGACCTCAGGGCAGCAATACAGCTTCTCTTTGCGAATAAAAGCCACAAGGAGATATTTTTAAGGGCAGATAAGAATGTTTCATACGGATTTGTTGTGAGCTGTATGGGTATTATCAGGGAAGCCGGCATTGAGAAAATAAACATAGTAACAAAACCTCTTGAAGAAAGATGAACGAAGCAACCTGGTATAAAATGCTTGTATTATCTACAATACTACATTTCTTCGTAGTAGGCATATTCAGTATACCTATTAAAAAGACCTCAAGGAAGATCGATCTGTCATCTTCTTATTCTGTGAACCTTGTTGGTGATATAGGCGGAGCAGTCCTTGGTGCGACAGGGGGATATAAAGGAAAGACCTTACCCCGGATAAAAGAAGACTCTTCAAAACCAGCCCCGCCAACTAAAGTAAAAAAACCTGTACCCGTAAGGCAGGAAAAAGATGCCATTTCCCTATCTAAAAAGAAGGTACGCGCAAAGGAAACCCCATCAAAAGAAGAATTAAGCCGTCTTGAGGAAAGGATAAGGGAAATAAAACGACGGACAGGATATCTCGATGTTGCAAAAGCAGGAAAAGAAGCTGGTTCAGGAAAAGGGAGTGGTGTAGGGTTTGGCCTTCCTTTATCCTCTGAAGGAGGTTCAAGACCGCTTGACCCTGTATCGCAAAAATATATGCTTGAGGTCTGGGAAAAGATAAAAAATGCCTGGGGTCTGCCTGGTATTACTTCATTTAAAAAACAGTTAGAAACAATAGTCACGATTAAGATAAGGAAGGATGGGAGAATCGTCGATATTAACATAGAAAAAAGGTCAGGAAACAGAATATACGATGAATCAATACTCCGGGTCTTAAGGGTTGTAGACCCCCTGCCACCAATACCCGCCTCACTAAACACAGAATCGATCGAAATAGGCTTTAGATTCCTGCCAGGGGACATATCTTGAGCATCCTCGAAAGCATTATAATGGGTGCCATACAGGGTATAACGGAGTTTTTACCAATAAGCAGTTCAGCCCACCTCATTATATTGCCATGGTTTTTTAAAATCGGTGAAGGGAATATAGATAAACTCGCCTATGATGTTCTTTTGCACGCTGGAACTCTATTTGCGATCATGCTAATCTATGGGAAAAAATTCTTAAATATCCTGTTAGAAGGGATAAAAGACTTAAAACAAGGGATGATAAAGGATTCCCTTATTTCTAAAATCATCATAGCCACCTGCCCCGCAGCAATATTCGGGTATCTATGCAAAGATTTCATCGAGGGGTATTTAAGAACTCCCTACATAACGGCCTTTATGCTCTTCGCTGTCTCCATTTTAATGATTATATCTGAAAGAATAAATATCAATAAAGGAGAGATATCATATCAGGTTGCCCTCCTGATAGGTGTTGCCCAGGCAATTGCCCTCATTCCCGGAACTTCAAGGAGCGGGATTACAATAACCTTGGGGATACTTTTAGGGCTAAAAAGGACTCAAGCGGTAGATTTCTCTTTTCTTTTATCAATACCGATCATCTTCGGTACATGCTTATACGAATTAAAACATCTCCATTATCAAAGTGACAGTATCGGGGTATACGTAATTGGGGTGGCATCGGCCTTTTTCTTTGGTGCTTTGAGCCTGAAATTTCTTATAGGGTATCTCAAAAAACATTCACTTGATATTTTTGCCTATTATAGGATTGGAATAGCCCTTCTCATCCTTCTTTTTTCCAAATATTGAATGTACAACATAACTGAAAAATCTTATAATGTGATTCCTCATTAGATATAGGCCAACGGTCAGGATAATACTGATTATCAACAATGTGAAGAACGCCTGATATTTCCCCTGCTTCACGGCATTACCCTGGAATGTAAGTATCAGGGTGCCGGGCAACCTTCCAAAGACATTCATAAGAACAAAATCTACCCATCTCATATGTGTGAGGCCAAGAAGATAGCACATTGAATCCTTGGGAAACCCTGGTATGAGAAATAGTACAAAGGCAATATACAGACCTTTATGGGTAATGAAAAAATTGAACTTATCTATATATTCCTGTTTTACTACCTTCTCTACTATTTTCATACCAAAGACCCTTGCTAAACTAAACGCAAGGATCGAACCTATTGTCAGCCCCAATGTGGAAAGGATTGTCCCCAATACCTTCCCAAATAAGAGACCCCCCACAAAACCTGTAACCTCACCTGGGACAGGCGCACATACAACCTGAAAGACTTGAAAAAGGACAAAGATAAAGGCAGCAAAAGTACCGAATGAAGAGATGAATGCTTCCAGCCTCTTATAGTTCAGGAAATATCTATAATAGATGATTATCTCCCTCCAGGCCCCTTCATGATACACATAAAAGATTAAAAGGATGAGGGCAAGCATTGATAAACCGAGAATTACCCTGAAAAATAAAGAGAGGGAACTGGATTTAAATATAGAATTGTTTTTCAAGTCTGAACTGTTACTGTTCTTAGAACTTCATCAACACTGGTTAGACCTGTCTCGAGAAGAACGACACAATAGTCTTTCAGCGTCTTCATGCCACCCTCAATAGCTGCCTGTCTTATTATCTGCGTATCACTTCCCTCTGCCACCAGGTGCCTGACCGCCTCATTGACCATAAGAACCTCATACACTCCCACCCTGCCCTTATAACCTGTCATACCACAGACATCACATCCCTTGCCCTTGTATAACTCTATCCCCTCTTTTAGTCCAAGGTATTTGCATATTACGCTATCCGGTACATATTTTTCTTTACAATTCGTGCATACCCTCCTTACAAGCCTCTGTGCAACAACACCAATAATAGATGTGGAGACAAGAAATGGTTCTATTCCCATCTCCATCAGCCTCATAAAGGTGCTTGGTGCATCATTGGCATGAAGGGTTGTAAAGACAAGATGGCCCGTAAGCGCCGCCTCTACTGCGATTTTCGCTGTTTCCTGATCCCTTGTTTCTCCAACAAGTATGATATCAGGGTCCTGCCTCAAGAAGGCCCTCAATACCCGCGCAAAATTAAGCCCTATATCGGGATTCACCTGTACCTGGTTGATACCTGCAAGGTCATACTCGATTGGATCCTCTACCGTCGATATATTGACATCGATACTATTTATCTCAGCAAGGGCGCTATACAGGGTAGTACTTTTTCCGGAACCGGTAGGCCCTGTAACATATATAATCCCGTAAGGCTTCTTTATCATTTCCCTGACAAGCTCCAGGGTGGGCAGGTGGGATACTAATTTATCCAGCCCGAGCATTGTATTGCTCTTGTCGAGTATCCTTGAGCAGATCTTCTCACCAAATTTTGTGGGTACTGTTGAAACCCTGAAATCTATCGATTTATTTGCCAATCTCATAGTAATTCTACCATCCTGTGGCATTCTCCTCTCAGTGATATCAAGCTTAGAGATAATCTTGATCCTGCTTGTGAGTGGGAGCTGAATCTTCTTTGGTAATACCATTTCCTCCCTGAGAACCCCATCTATACGGTAACGTACTCTAAACCCTTTTTCCATTGGTTCTAAATGGATGTCGCTTGCACCCTTCTTTAACGCCACTGCAATGATATTGTTTGCAAGCCTTATAATGGGTGCGCCCTCTGCCTCTCTCGCCAGGTCTGTTACCCCGAGTTCTTCTTCACTAGCTTCGTCAAACTGAGCATCCTTCATTATGTCAGATTGAATGTGATCCATAGAATTGAGGAGGGTCTCTATATTCACATCCGCCCTACCATCCTCCTCGCTCTTAAAAATCTCTTGATAGTCTTTTTCCATAAACCTTTTGAAATCATCACCTGCAACAACAACAGGGTCAATCGCTACCCCTTTTATAAACTTTCTCGCCTCGTCAAGGGCCAAAAGGTCATGGGGATTTACCATGGCAAGGGTCAGGGTCTGATTTGAATATGCGACAGGCAGCATCTTATATCTCATGATAAGTTGTTGAGGGATAAGAGATAATACATCCGCATCCAATTTCAGTTTGGAAAGGGATACCATTCCTATCCCTTTCTGGGCATTCATCTCCTCTATCCTCTCTGCAACGATCTTGTTTAAGGACATGGAGATTGAAGGATGTTCGCGAAGAAGAGACTCAAAGTCATGTTTTTCCAATACAAAAACTTCTGTCGCCTGGTTTGCAAGGACCGTAGCCGATCTCGGTTTACCAGTTAAAAGTGCCATCTCACCAAAGCATGCACCGCTATCCAGTGTGGCAATGGTAAAATCCACCCCAAGGGAAGCCTCCCTCTTTTTTACCTCCACCTTGCCATTCTTTATGATAAACATGGAATCGCCGGATGCACCCTCTCGCACAATAGCGGTGTTGGGAGGATATATCCTTTCCTTCAGCCTGTTCGCAAACTCCTGAAGTTCATCCTCACTGAGATCCTTGAACAGTTCTGTATTTTTCAAGCACGCAATTCTATTCGTGCTGTCACTCATCTTCCAAACCTCCTGTTTCTGTGTTGATAGCTTCGAATAGCCCTTAAAAAGTCTATCTTCCTGAAAACAGGCCACAAAGCATCGCAGAAATAAAATTCGCTGTATGCGCTCTGCCACAGAAGAAACCCGCTTAAACGTATTTCACCGCTTGTCCTGATTATCAGGTCAGGATCGGGCATACCACACGTATACAGATGGCTTGTTATATCATCTGTGGTTATATCATTCGCCAGCTCCCCCGGCATGCCTGTCTTTTTTTCTTTAATAGCCTGCCTCACTGCTTCTACAATTTCTTCCCTTCCACCATAACCTATAGCTATGTTTAAAATGTGGTCTTCATAATCCTTCGTAGACTCCTCAGATTTCTTTATGATCTCCTTCAACCCTTCAGGTAATATTTCAAGATTTCCCAATGTCCTTATCTTGAATCTATATTTCTTTATTATTGGATTCTCTGAAAGTTCCTCAATCTTTTCTTTTATAACCTGAAGGAGGGCATCAATCTCTCCCTTGCCTCTCTGTATATTGTCAGTAGAAAGAACCCAAATCGTTACAATCTTTACACCAAATTCAGCACACCATTTTAGCACATCATCGAGTTTTTTTGCACCTTCCTTGTGGCCCATAGTGGCATCATCAAAACCCATTTCCTTCGCATATCTCCTGTTGCCATCAAGGATCAGACCAACATGGGTAGGTATTGTTCCTTTCTTTACTTCCCTTTCAAGAAGCTTCTCATACGAGAAATACAAAAACCTTTTAACGAGCATACTAAATTATAATGTATATTTTGCAAAAAATTAACATTTATTTTAACTAAGTAGCTTTTAGCTGTCAGCATTCAGCAAAAAAGGGGTTGGCTTAGTTCCCATATTTATGCTCTGTTTTCCTGCTGATAGTTAATCTTGCCCTGCAGGACTGATTGCTGGTAGCTGTTATTTAATTCTGTAAAGGAGGTTTCGCTCTTGACGTTAAGGACTTTATCGCATCCTTCAATCCATCAATGGTAAGTTCAAACATGGGGAAAATCTTCCCTATGCTATCTACTGTATAATGGTCCCAATAATTTCTGTGTGTTGGATTCAACCAGACAGAATGTGGAAAATGCTCCTTTATTCTCAGGAGCCATTCTACGCCCGGTTTATCATTCGTAGAAAAGTAATCGATACAACCATTTACATCAAACAACTCAGAGAATGCCATCCTTGCATCTCCAACAATAAATACCTTGTAACCTTTATGAAAGTTTGAAAATAGCTTCTCCGTAGGCACCCTCTTGTAATTTGCTATATCTTCATAGACATCCTGGTATATACAATTGTGGAAGAAATAGTATTTAAAGTCTTTAAAATGTTCCATCTGTGATGCGGCAGAAAAGAGCCTTTCGCAGAGTTCTATGTACGGAAACATTGAGCCCCCTGTATCCATCAAAAGGATAATCCGCACC
Protein-coding sequences here:
- a CDS encoding biopolymer transporter ExbD; protein product: MKALKDSTRPLSEINVVPLVDVMLVLLIIFMITAPMMQHGMNIEIPNVTTKPLPSKDEPQILNITKDRMLILNEKKLNIKDLRAAIQLLFANKSHKEIFLRADKNVSYGFVVSCMGIIREAGIEKINIVTKPLEER
- a CDS encoding TonB family protein; the protein is MNEATWYKMLVLSTILHFFVVGIFSIPIKKTSRKIDLSSSYSVNLVGDIGGAVLGATGGYKGKTLPRIKEDSSKPAPPTKVKKPVPVRQEKDAISLSKKKVRAKETPSKEELSRLEERIREIKRRTGYLDVAKAGKEAGSGKGSGVGFGLPLSSEGGSRPLDPVSQKYMLEVWEKIKNAWGLPGITSFKKQLETIVTIKIRKDGRIVDINIEKRSGNRIYDESILRVLRVVDPLPPIPASLNTESIEIGFRFLPGDIS
- a CDS encoding undecaprenyl-diphosphate phosphatase — protein: MSILESIIMGAIQGITEFLPISSSAHLIILPWFFKIGEGNIDKLAYDVLLHAGTLFAIMLIYGKKFLNILLEGIKDLKQGMIKDSLISKIIIATCPAAIFGYLCKDFIEGYLRTPYITAFMLFAVSILMIISERININKGEISYQVALLIGVAQAIALIPGTSRSGITITLGILLGLKRTQAVDFSFLLSIPIIFGTCLYELKHLHYQSDSIGVYVIGVASAFFFGALSLKFLIGYLKKHSLDIFAYYRIGIALLILLFSKY
- a CDS encoding TVP38/TMEM64 family protein, which codes for MKNNSIFKSSSLSLFFRVILGLSMLALILLIFYVYHEGAWREIIIYYRYFLNYKRLEAFISSFGTFAAFIFVLFQVFQVVCAPVPGEVTGFVGGLLFGKVLGTILSTLGLTIGSILAFSLARVFGMKIVEKVVKQEYIDKFNFFITHKGLYIAFVLFLIPGFPKDSMCYLLGLTHMRWVDFVLMNVFGRLPGTLILTFQGNAVKQGKYQAFFTLLIISIILTVGLYLMRNHIIRFFSYVVHSIFGKKKDEKGYSNPIIGKNIK
- a CDS encoding ATPase, T2SS/T4P/T4SS family, with amino-acid sequence MSDSTNRIACLKNTELFKDLSEDELQEFANRLKERIYPPNTAIVREGASGDSMFIIKNGKVEVKKREASLGVDFTIATLDSGACFGEMALLTGKPRSATVLANQATEVFVLEKHDFESLLREHPSISMSLNKIVAERIEEMNAQKGIGMVSLSKLKLDADVLSLIPQQLIMRYKMLPVAYSNQTLTLAMVNPHDLLALDEARKFIKGVAIDPVVVAGDDFKRFMEKDYQEIFKSEEDGRADVNIETLLNSMDHIQSDIMKDAQFDEASEEELGVTDLAREAEGAPIIRLANNIIAVALKKGASDIHLEPMEKGFRVRYRIDGVLREEMVLPKKIQLPLTSRIKIISKLDITERRMPQDGRITMRLANKSIDFRVSTVPTKFGEKICSRILDKSNTMLGLDKLVSHLPTLELVREMIKKPYGIIYVTGPTGSGKSTTLYSALAEINSIDVNISTVEDPIEYDLAGINQVQVNPDIGLNFARVLRAFLRQDPDIILVGETRDQETAKIAVEAALTGHLVFTTLHANDAPSTFMRLMEMGIEPFLVSTSIIGVVAQRLVRRVCTNCKEKYVPDSVICKYLGLKEGIELYKGKGCDVCGMTGYKGRVGVYEVLMVNEAVRHLVAEGSDTQIIRQAAIEGGMKTLKDYCVVLLETGLTSVDEVLRTVTVQT
- the uppS gene encoding polyprenyl diphosphate synthase, producing the protein MLVKRFLYFSYEKLLEREVKKGTIPTHVGLILDGNRRYAKEMGFDDATMGHKEGAKKLDDVLKWCAEFGVKIVTIWVLSTDNIQRGKGEIDALLQVIKEKIEELSENPIIKKYRFKIRTLGNLEILPEGLKEIIKKSEESTKDYEDHILNIAIGYGGREEIVEAVRQAIKEKKTGMPGELANDITTDDITSHLYTCGMPDPDLIIRTSGEIRLSGFLLWQSAYSEFYFCDALWPVFRKIDFLRAIRSYQHRNRRFGR